A window of the Henckelia pumila isolate YLH828 chromosome 3, ASM3356847v2, whole genome shotgun sequence genome harbors these coding sequences:
- the LOC140889997 gene encoding uncharacterized protein, whose protein sequence is MAVSRVIMSLVLVISMGYLCTLQAYTFYVGGDQGWIPHPSHISHNRWAEMNRFQINDTLVFKYKEGSDSVLHVTKDDYEICNKDSPLQVFKDGNSKFKFHKSGPFFFISGRMQNCEKGQKMVTVVLSDHHHHVAPPPHPSSSPAPSPPPTHSPPLKPPSPHSPPPSSHHAPAPSPHAPPPHSTISPPPTKAPSPIPSPAPKNPSHPPSHSPSPSPHHQAPTPSVTPTPSPASHTPPPSTPKKSPSPSPVAHLAPSPSPKAESPKNHDESTPQHDPSPSPQASSPAPAPAPSAAPGFYSSSSLLIVGISSLAISLFSAGLV, encoded by the exons ATGGCCGTCTCTCGTGTGATCATGAGCCTTGTCCTGGTGATTTCAATGGGATATTTGTGCACGTTGCAGGCTTATACATTCTACGTTGGTGGCGACCAAGGTTGGATTCCTCATCCATCCCACATCTCTCACAATCGTTGGGCTGAAATGAATCGTTTTCAAATTAACGACACTCTTG TTTTCAAGTACAAGGAAGGATCAGATTCTGTCCTTCATGTGACAAAAGATGACTACGAAATATGCAACAAGGATAGTCCTCTGCAAGTATTCAAAGATGGCAATTCCAAGTTCAAGTTTCACAAATCGGGCCCTTTCTTCTTCATAAGCGGCCGTATGCAAAACTGTGAGAAGGGGCAGAAGATGGTTACCGTAGTCCTCTCCGACCACCACCACCACGTTGCTCCGCCGCCGCATCCATCATCCTCCCCCGCCCCTTCTCCACCTCCCACCCATTCACCGCCATTAAAACCACCGTCTCCCCACTCCCCGCCTCCTTCATCCCACCATGCCCCCGCACCATCCCCACACGCGCCGCCGCCTCATTCTACCATCTCCCCACCACCCACCAAGGCTCCATCCCCAATCCCATCTCCGGCACCCAAGAACCCTTCACACCCTCCGTCGCATTCTCCATCACCATCTCCGCACCATCAAGCCCCGACTCCTTCTGTTACCCCAACACCGTCTCCGGCGTCTCATACGCCGCCGCCATCAACACCAAAGAAATCTCCTTCGCCTTCTCCAGTCGCACATCTCGCCCCATCACCTTCTCCAAAAGCCGAGTCTCCGAAGAATCATGACGAGTCTACTCCTCAACACGACCCTTCCCCTTCGCCGCAGGCAAGCTCACCTGCGCCTGCGCCTGCGCCATCGGCTGCACCAGGCTTCTACTCTTCGTCTTCTCTGCTGATCGTGGGGATTTCCAGCCTTGCCATATCCCTGTTTTCTGCTGGCCTTGTTTGA
- the LOC140887916 gene encoding protein DETOXIFICATION 21-like, protein MEGEIGVKLLEDEENGNKQESLKSRIWRENKKMWVVAAPAIFTRFTTFGTGVISQAFLGHIGARELAAFALVFTVFLRFAQGILLGMANGLETLCGQAYGAGQYHMLGIYLQRAWLVSFIASTVLLPLFIFISPILKAIGQDEDIAEMAGTMALWMIPVVYSFIASYTCQMYLQSQSKNIIIAYLAAISLSVHVFLSWLLTVKYKFGVTGAMISTVLAFWIPNIGQLIFVTSGGCPQTWRGFSWLAFKDLWPIFKLSLSAGAMLCLEVWYNTVLILLTGNMKNAEVAIDALSICLNINGWEMMISLGFMAAASVRIANELGSGNSKAAKFSIANIVSTSFTIGFVLFIFFILFRGRITYLFTESEAVASSVAQLSPLLAFSILLNSVQPVLSGVAIGSGWQSIVAWVNVGSYYFIGVPIGVVLGYVYNLQVEGVWIGMLIGVLVQTIVLVIITYRTDWEKQVSIAQKRVNKWFVEAEPNAS, encoded by the exons ATGGAAGGCGAAATCGGGGTGAAGCTGTTGGAGGATGAAGAAAATGGCAACAAGCAAGAGAGTTTGAAGAGTAGGATATGGAGGGAAAACAAGAAAATGTGGGTGGTGGCTGCACCTGCTATATTCACCCGGTTCACGACCTTCGGAACCGGAGTCATCAGCCAGGCTTTTCTAGGCCATATTGGAGCTCGAGAGTTAGCTGCCTTCGCCCTCGTTTTCACCGTCTTCTTGAGGTTTGCTCAAGGCATACTG TTGGGGATGGCGAATGGATTGGAAACTCTATGTGGGCAGGCATATGGTGCGGGACAGTACCACATGCTGGGGATATATCTTCAACGTGCCTGGCTCGTTTCTTTTATAGCCTCAACTGTTCTTTTGCCGCTATTTATCTTTATATCCCCAATCCTAAAAGCTATCGGCCAAGATGAAGATATCGCAGAAATGGCCGGAACAATGGCTCTTTGGATGATCCCCGTAGTGTATTCGTTCATCGCATCCTATACATGTCAAATGTACTTACAATCTCAAAGCAAGAACATAATCATCGCCTACTTGGCAGCCATTTCTTTGTCCGTCCATGTATTTCTTTCATGGCTTCTGACGGTGAAGTACAAGTTCGGAGTCACCGGTGCCATGATATCCACTGTCTTGGCCTTCTGGATACCTAATATCGGTCAATTGATATTCGTTACGTCTGGGGGTTGTCCACAGACGTGGAGGGGTTTTTCGTGGTTAGCTTTCAAAGATTTGTGGCCGATATTTAAGCTCTCGTTGTCCGCTGGGGCGATGCTTTG CCTCGAAGTGTGGTACAACACGGTGCTGATTCTTTTGACAGGAAATATGAAAAATGCCGAGGTCGCCATTGATGCCCTTTCTATATG CCTCAACATTAATGGCTGGGAAATGATGATATCCCTTGGTTTCATGGCAGCAGCAAG CGTTAGAATAGCGAATGAGCTCGGAAGTGGGAACTCTAAAGCAGCCAAGTTTTCAATAGCCAACATAGTGTCAACCTCATTCACCATTGGATTTGTGCTATTCATTTTCTTCATACTCTTCCGGGGACGCATCACTTATCTGTTCACAGAGAGTGAAGCCGTGGCGTCTTCAGTTGCTCAACTATCGCCTCTGCTGGCGTTCTCCATACTTTTGAACAGCGTACAACCAGTTCTTTCTG GTGTAGCTATTGGATCCGGATGGCAGAGTATTGTGGCATGGGTAAATGTTGGATCCTATTACTTCATCGGAGTCCCTATTGGAGTTGTGCTTGGTTATGTCTACAATTTACAAGTTGAG GGTGTCTGGATTGGAATGCTGATTGGAGTGCTGGTTCAAACTATTGTGCTTGTTATCATAACATACAGAACTGATTGGGAGAAACAG GTAT